GTTGCCCTACAGAATATATCCCATCCTGGCCGCAGGCGGCGCGGGTTTGGCGGTTCGTCGGATTTACGCTACGGGTTTATCGGCCAAGACGCGCAGGTGCCTGTCACCACGGGTTCATGCCTCCGCTGCCTCCGCTGCCTCCGCCGCCTCCGGCTCCTCGGCCAGCTTGCGCAGCAGATGGCCCGCCGCCACCATGCCGAACGTGGCCGTCACCACCATCGCCGAGCCGAAGCCCGCGCAGTTGATGCCCGTCAGCCCCGGTTTCTGCGCCGCGGCGGCCAGCTCGTCGCCATCCACCGAGCACACCTCGCCCGTTTCCGGGAACTTCAGCGGCTCCATGGAGAACACGGCATCCACGCCCAGCTTGTTCTTGCCGTTGGCCGGATAGTTGAACTGGCTGCGCAGGCGCCGCCGCACCTTTTTCAGGAGCGGCTCCTGCTCCGTGCGCGCCAGGTCGCGCACCTCGATGCGGGTGGGATCGGTCTGGCCGCCGGCGCTGCCGATGACGATCAGCGGGATACCCTTCGTGCGGCAGTAATGCACCAGCGCCGTCTTGGCGCGGGCGCTGTCCATCGCGTCGATCACGTAGTCATAGTCATGCCCGCCGATCATCTCGTCCAGGTTGTCGGGCGTGACGAAATCCTCGATCTCCGTCACCTGGCAGTAGGGATTGATCCCGGCGATGCGCTGCGTCAGCGCCGTGATCTTGGCCATGCCGATCGTGCCGGTCAGCGCCTGGATCTGGCGGTTGATGTTCGATTCGGCCACGTTGTCCAGGTCGATCAGGGTCAGCCGGCCGACGGCGCTGCGCGCCAGCGCCTCGACGATCCACGAGCCGACGCCGCCGACGCCGATCACGCAGATGTGGGCGGCGCGAAAGCGCGCCAGGGCCCGGTCGCCGTACAACCGGGCGATGCCGCCGAAACGGCGGTCGAAGTCGATATCGTGCGCGGCGGGCACGGAAGAAGAAGTCAGGTCGTTCATGGAGCCATTCTACCGGACCTTCGCGAAGCGACAGCGGGCGGGGATTATTCTACAATCCGCCAGATACCACTTGACGAGAGAGCACGATGAGCGAGTCCCTGATGGATGCGGTTCCCGGTTTCGACCAGCCGATCGCCGTACTGAAGCACTGCCACGACAAGATCCGCAAGCAACTGAAGACCTTGCAGAACCTGCTGGCCCACCTTCCCCGTGATGGTGCCGACGCCGCCGCGCAGGGCGCGGCCCAGGCCGTGCTGAAGTACTTCAATACCGCCGCCCACCTGCACCACGCCGACGAGGAGCAGGACCTGCTGCCGATGCTGGAAGCGACGGCGACGGGCGCCGACCTGGAACTGATCCGCGACCTGAAACCGCAAATTCTCGCGCAGCACCAGCAGATGGATCGCGACTGGCACGTCCTGAACGCGCAGCTGGAGCGCATCGCGGCCGGGTCGTCCACCGAGCTGTCGGCGGACGATGTCGCGCGCTTCGTGCAAAGCTATACGGCGCACATGGAAACCGAGGAAAGCCACGTGGCCCCGATGGCCAAGCGCCTGTTCAGCCCGGCGCAGATGCAGGTCATGGGCGATGCCATGCAGCGCCGCCGCGGTATCTCGGCCGATCCAGAGGTGCCTGCGCCGCA
This is a stretch of genomic DNA from Pseudoduganella chitinolytica. It encodes these proteins:
- the tcdA gene encoding tRNA cyclic N6-threonylcarbamoyladenosine(37) synthase TcdA — protein: MNDLTSSSVPAAHDIDFDRRFGGIARLYGDRALARFRAAHICVIGVGGVGSWIVEALARSAVGRLTLIDLDNVAESNINRQIQALTGTIGMAKITALTQRIAGINPYCQVTEIEDFVTPDNLDEMIGGHDYDYVIDAMDSARAKTALVHYCRTKGIPLIVIGSAGGQTDPTRIEVRDLARTEQEPLLKKVRRRLRSQFNYPANGKNKLGVDAVFSMEPLKFPETGEVCSVDGDELAAAAQKPGLTGINCAGFGSAMVVTATFGMVAAGHLLRKLAEEPEAAEAAEAAEA